A window of the Lolium perenne isolate Kyuss_39 chromosome 7, Kyuss_2.0, whole genome shotgun sequence genome harbors these coding sequences:
- the LOC127313504 gene encoding DEAD-box ATP-dependent RNA helicase 52A isoform X2, giving the protein MAAAAVASGWSDDDPAAGEWTTVTRSGRSTRSGPAGHYPTTTTTTPAPPAPRRPGDVAKAFAGLEIKAKPAAEAEDAGRGGRLDKYDIPVEVSGEGAPAPAAGFEEAGLVEAVLRNVARCGYDCPTPVQRYSMPIVLGGRDLMACAQTGSGKTAAFCLPVISGLVAADAAGAGRGDRDAFGYDDYTRAARPRALVLAPTRELAAQIHEEAKKFSHQTGIKVKVAYGGTSMIQQLRDIERGVDILVATPGRLVDMIERARVSLEAIKYLVMDEADRMLDMGFEPQIRKLVDGMGMPRKSMRQTMLFSATFPPQIQRLASDFLSKYIFITVGRVGSSTDLITQKLEFVTHDEKKTYLLNLLQEQSFCSSDGKPQQPLTLVFVETKRDADSLRYWLYNKGFPATAIHGDRTQEERESALRSFKSGLTPIMVATDVVARGLDVPNVSHVINYDLPKSIEDYVHRIGRTGRAGNAGSATAFFTEQNHPIAKGLLELMTEAKQNVPGWLEDYAGRPCYGGLSYGGRGRSNGGGGSSFGGRDYRNGGDYSGYSGGGGGDSYSGGGGRGGYGGGGRGGYGGGGGRGGYGGGGGGDSYSGGGGRSHGGGGGRGGYGGGGGGRSYSGDGGDSYSGGGGRGGYGGGGGRSYSGDGGDSYSGGRGGGGRSYSGDGGGGGRSYSGDGGGGGRSYSGAGGGNSYSRDGGGRYSSGGGSSRANDPPPRYYPSYPMGTTSISASGWD; this is encoded by the exons atggcggcggcggcggtagcCAGCGGCTGGAGCGACGACGACCCGGCCGCCGGCGAGTGGACCACCGTCACCCGCTCCGGCCGCTCCACCCGCTCCGGCCCGGCGGGGCactaccccaccaccaccaccaccacccccgcccCGCCCGCGCCACGCCGCCCCGGCGACGTCGCCAAGGCCTTCGCCGGGCTCGAGATCAAGGCCAAGCCCGCGGCCGAGGCCGAGGACGCGGGCCGCGGCGGCAGGCTCGACAAGTACGACATCCCCGTGGAGGTGAGCGGCGAGGGCGCGCCCGCGCCCGCCGCGGGCTTCGAGGAGGCCGGGCTCGTCGAGGCCGTGCTCCGCAACGTCGCGCGCTGCGGCTACGACTGCCCCACCCCCGTGCAGCGCTACTCCATGCCCATCGTGCTCGGAGGCCGGGACCTCATGGCCTGCGCGCAGACCGGCTCCGGCAAGACCGCCGCCTTCTGCCTCCCGGTGATCAGCGGCCTCGTCGCCGCGGATGCGGCGGGAGCGGGTCGCGGCGACAGGGACGCGTTCGGCTACGACGACTACACCCGCGCCGCCAGGCCGCGCGCCCTCGTGCTCGCGCCCACCAGAGAGCTCGCCGCGCAG ATTCATGAGGAGGCCAAGAAGTTCTCTCACCAAACTGGAATCAAAGTTAAGGTGGCATATGGAGGAACTTCAATGATTCAACAG CTACGTGATATAGAAAGAGGCGTTGACATTCTTGTTGCTACACCCGGCCGCCTTGTGGACATGATTGAAAGAGCAAGGGTCTCTCTCGAGGCAATTAAGTACCTGGTAATGGACGAGGCTGACAGGATGCTGGATATGGGGTTTGAGCCTCAGATAAGAAAGCTTGTTGATGGCATGGGTATGCCTCGAAAGTCCATGAGACAAACTATGCTTTTCAGTGCAACCTTTCCACCACAAATACAG AGACTGGCTTcagactttttgtcgaagtacatATTTATCACTGTTGGGAGGGTGGGTTCAAGTACCGATCTAATTACCCAGAAACTTGAGTTTGTTACTCATGATGAGAAAAAAACCTACCTGCTAAATCTCCTGCAGGAGCAATCTTTCTGTTCATCTGATGGCAAG CCGCAGCAGCCTCTAACACTAGTTTTCGTGGAGACAAAACGAGATGCTGATTCATTGAGGTATTGGCTATACAACAAAGGTTTCCCCGCAACAGCTATTCATGGTGATAGAACACAAGAG GAGAGGGAAAGCGCATTGAGATCCTTCAAGTCTGGCTTGACTCCTATCATGGTCGCTACTGATGTAGTCGCTCGTGGCCTGGATGTCCCAAATGTTAGTCATGTGATCAACTACGACCTTCCCAAGAGCATCGAGGACTATGTCCACAGGATTGGAAGAACTGGGAGAGCTGGAAATGCTGGGTCTGCCACCGCCTTCTTCACTGAACAGAACCACCCCATTGCAAAGGGACTGCTGGAACTGATGACTGAGGCAAAACAGAACGTTCCTGGCTGGCTAGAGGATTACGCAGGGAGGCCATGCTATGGAGGGTTGAGCTACGGTGGAAGAGGCCGTTccaatggtggtggtggcagcAGCTTTGGCGGCAGAGATTACCGCAATGGTGGGGACTATTCTGGCTactctggtggtggtggtggtgacagCTACTCAGGTGGTGGTGGCCGTGGTGGCTATGGTGGTGGTGGCCGTGGTGgctatggtggtggtggtggccgtggcggctacggtggtggtggtggcggtgacaGCTACTCAGGTGGTGGTGGCCGTAgccacggtggtggtggtggccgtggcggctatggtggtggtggtggtggcaggaGCTACTCAGGTGATGGTGGTGACAGCTACTCAGGTGGTGGTGGCCGTGGTggttacggtggtggtggtggcagaaGCTACTCGGGTGATGGTGGTGACAGCTACTCAGGTGGTCGTGGTGGTGGCGGCAGGAGCTACTcgggtgatggtggtggtggtggcaggaGCTACTCGggcgatggcggtggcggtggcaggAGCTACTCTGGTGCTGGTGGCGGCAACAGCTACTCCCGTGATGGTGGTGGCAGATACTCCAGTGGAGGGGGCTCCTCCCGGGCAAATGATCCACCTCCGCGGTACTACCCTTCCTACCCCATGGGCACGACAAGCATCAGCGCCTCTGGCTGGGACTAG
- the LOC127313504 gene encoding DEAD-box ATP-dependent RNA helicase 52A isoform X1 translates to MAAAAVASGWSDDDPAAGEWTTVTRSGRSTRSGPAGHYPTTTTTTPAPPAPRRPGDVAKAFAGLEIKAKPAAEAEDAGRGGRLDKYDIPVEVSGEGAPAPAAGFEEAGLVEAVLRNVARCGYDCPTPVQRYSMPIVLGGRDLMACAQTGSGKTAAFCLPVISGLVAADAAGAGRGDRDAFGYDDYTRAARPRALVLAPTRELAAQIHEEAKKFSHQTGIKVKVAYGGTSMIQQQLRDIERGVDILVATPGRLVDMIERARVSLEAIKYLVMDEADRMLDMGFEPQIRKLVDGMGMPRKSMRQTMLFSATFPPQIQRLASDFLSKYIFITVGRVGSSTDLITQKLEFVTHDEKKTYLLNLLQEQSFCSSDGKPQQPLTLVFVETKRDADSLRYWLYNKGFPATAIHGDRTQEERESALRSFKSGLTPIMVATDVVARGLDVPNVSHVINYDLPKSIEDYVHRIGRTGRAGNAGSATAFFTEQNHPIAKGLLELMTEAKQNVPGWLEDYAGRPCYGGLSYGGRGRSNGGGGSSFGGRDYRNGGDYSGYSGGGGGDSYSGGGGRGGYGGGGRGGYGGGGGRGGYGGGGGGDSYSGGGGRSHGGGGGRGGYGGGGGGRSYSGDGGDSYSGGGGRGGYGGGGGRSYSGDGGDSYSGGRGGGGRSYSGDGGGGGRSYSGDGGGGGRSYSGAGGGNSYSRDGGGRYSSGGGSSRANDPPPRYYPSYPMGTTSISASGWD, encoded by the exons atggcggcggcggcggtagcCAGCGGCTGGAGCGACGACGACCCGGCCGCCGGCGAGTGGACCACCGTCACCCGCTCCGGCCGCTCCACCCGCTCCGGCCCGGCGGGGCactaccccaccaccaccaccaccacccccgcccCGCCCGCGCCACGCCGCCCCGGCGACGTCGCCAAGGCCTTCGCCGGGCTCGAGATCAAGGCCAAGCCCGCGGCCGAGGCCGAGGACGCGGGCCGCGGCGGCAGGCTCGACAAGTACGACATCCCCGTGGAGGTGAGCGGCGAGGGCGCGCCCGCGCCCGCCGCGGGCTTCGAGGAGGCCGGGCTCGTCGAGGCCGTGCTCCGCAACGTCGCGCGCTGCGGCTACGACTGCCCCACCCCCGTGCAGCGCTACTCCATGCCCATCGTGCTCGGAGGCCGGGACCTCATGGCCTGCGCGCAGACCGGCTCCGGCAAGACCGCCGCCTTCTGCCTCCCGGTGATCAGCGGCCTCGTCGCCGCGGATGCGGCGGGAGCGGGTCGCGGCGACAGGGACGCGTTCGGCTACGACGACTACACCCGCGCCGCCAGGCCGCGCGCCCTCGTGCTCGCGCCCACCAGAGAGCTCGCCGCGCAG ATTCATGAGGAGGCCAAGAAGTTCTCTCACCAAACTGGAATCAAAGTTAAGGTGGCATATGGAGGAACTTCAATGATTCAACAG CAGCTACGTGATATAGAAAGAGGCGTTGACATTCTTGTTGCTACACCCGGCCGCCTTGTGGACATGATTGAAAGAGCAAGGGTCTCTCTCGAGGCAATTAAGTACCTGGTAATGGACGAGGCTGACAGGATGCTGGATATGGGGTTTGAGCCTCAGATAAGAAAGCTTGTTGATGGCATGGGTATGCCTCGAAAGTCCATGAGACAAACTATGCTTTTCAGTGCAACCTTTCCACCACAAATACAG AGACTGGCTTcagactttttgtcgaagtacatATTTATCACTGTTGGGAGGGTGGGTTCAAGTACCGATCTAATTACCCAGAAACTTGAGTTTGTTACTCATGATGAGAAAAAAACCTACCTGCTAAATCTCCTGCAGGAGCAATCTTTCTGTTCATCTGATGGCAAG CCGCAGCAGCCTCTAACACTAGTTTTCGTGGAGACAAAACGAGATGCTGATTCATTGAGGTATTGGCTATACAACAAAGGTTTCCCCGCAACAGCTATTCATGGTGATAGAACACAAGAG GAGAGGGAAAGCGCATTGAGATCCTTCAAGTCTGGCTTGACTCCTATCATGGTCGCTACTGATGTAGTCGCTCGTGGCCTGGATGTCCCAAATGTTAGTCATGTGATCAACTACGACCTTCCCAAGAGCATCGAGGACTATGTCCACAGGATTGGAAGAACTGGGAGAGCTGGAAATGCTGGGTCTGCCACCGCCTTCTTCACTGAACAGAACCACCCCATTGCAAAGGGACTGCTGGAACTGATGACTGAGGCAAAACAGAACGTTCCTGGCTGGCTAGAGGATTACGCAGGGAGGCCATGCTATGGAGGGTTGAGCTACGGTGGAAGAGGCCGTTccaatggtggtggtggcagcAGCTTTGGCGGCAGAGATTACCGCAATGGTGGGGACTATTCTGGCTactctggtggtggtggtggtgacagCTACTCAGGTGGTGGTGGCCGTGGTGGCTATGGTGGTGGTGGCCGTGGTGgctatggtggtggtggtggccgtggcggctacggtggtggtggtggcggtgacaGCTACTCAGGTGGTGGTGGCCGTAgccacggtggtggtggtggccgtggcggctatggtggtggtggtggtggcaggaGCTACTCAGGTGATGGTGGTGACAGCTACTCAGGTGGTGGTGGCCGTGGTggttacggtggtggtggtggcagaaGCTACTCGGGTGATGGTGGTGACAGCTACTCAGGTGGTCGTGGTGGTGGCGGCAGGAGCTACTcgggtgatggtggtggtggtggcaggaGCTACTCGggcgatggcggtggcggtggcaggAGCTACTCTGGTGCTGGTGGCGGCAACAGCTACTCCCGTGATGGTGGTGGCAGATACTCCAGTGGAGGGGGCTCCTCCCGGGCAAATGATCCACCTCCGCGGTACTACCCTTCCTACCCCATGGGCACGACAAGCATCAGCGCCTCTGGCTGGGACTAG
- the LOC127313506 gene encoding putative receptor protein kinase ZmPK1 — MDTCFTPLLLVSLIHLLSRISAHEFLLPGTSLSVEDSSDTLHSPNGAFTCGFNNISHNAFVFSIWYTSTAEKTVIWSANHLHPVYSWGSEVMLDTDGRLAVKDYNGQPVWENHVNSSSSAEKAQLLDTGNLIVKGQGDNILWQSFDSPTDTLLPNQNITGTTKLISANRLLVRGNYSFRFDDEHLLTLFHDRKDISFIYWPDPNTNIWAKQRNSFQTTTIGVLDSWGYFLGSDNLTFNATDWGVGVMRRLRLDYDGNLRLYSLNKPDGRWSVTWMAFIRTCSVRGLCGMNGICLYTPRPSCACAPGHEIIDQSDRSKGCRPKFNLSCDEQEIKFVKLPSTDFRGYDQSKYPVVSLRACKKICWKDCNCKGFFYLNGDGSCYPKSFLGGGVTSPQLAGSIYLKLPKALQVLRSSIPHSQPFGPKYVPKCDEKNKIFTVDFLDEPKSSQSGPQYLYFYGFLSVIFCVEVIFVALGYWFILRREGKQLTGVWPAEVGYEMITNHFRRYTYTELQKATRQFKDQIGRGASGFVYKGVLKDKRAVAVKRLADIKQGEEEFQQELSVIGRIYHMNLVRVWGFCTDGPHRILVLEYVENGSLDKTLFSSKGSHILLEWNKRFKIALGVAKGLSYLHHECLEWVIHCDLKPENILLDEKLEPKITDFGLAKLLNRGGSNKSVSRIHGTRGYLAPEWVSSAPITAKVDVYSFGVVLLELLKGARVSEWASDADEDVEMVLGRVIRMLAENLMLDGGEQLWIADFIDSRLDRQFDKVQARTMVKLAVSCVEEDSRKRPTMENVVQMLLSVDEASGIVQQYSTS; from the coding sequence atggatacatGCTTTACCCCTCTCCTTCTAGTAAGTTTGATTCATCTGCTTTCACGCATCTCGGCTCATGAATTCCTCTTGCCAGGCACCTCTCTCTCTGTAGAGGATAGTTCTGACACACTCCATTCACCAAACGGTGCTTTCACCTGCGGCTTCAACAACATTTCCCATAATGCCTTCGTCTTCTCTATTTGGTACACCAGCACAGCTGAAAAGACTGTCATCTGGAGCGCAAATCACCTCCACCCTGTGTACTCGTGGGGATCTGAAGTCATGTTAGATACAGATGGCAGATTGGCTGTAAAAGATTATAATGGCCAGCCCGTGTGGGAGAACCATGTGAACTCTTCATCAAGTGCCGAAAAAGCTCAGTTGTTGGACACAGGAAACCTCATCGTGAAGGGCCAAGGTGATAATATTCTATGGCAAAGCTTTGATTCTCCTACTGATACGTTGTTACCCAATCAGAACATTACTGGTACTACAAAGTTGATATCTGCTAATAGGTTACTTGTTCGTGGAAACTACAGCTTCCGTTTCGATGATGAGCATTTGCTTACACTGTTTCATGATCGCAAGGATATCTCTTTTATCTATTGGCCGGATCCTAATACAAATATATGGGcaaaacaaagaaactcatttcaGACCACCACAATTGGGGTCCTTGATAGTTGGGGGTATTTCCTTGGAAGTGATAATTTAACTTTTAATGCTACTGACTGGGGTGTCGGAGTTATGAGGAGGCTAAGATTGGATTATGATGGCAACCTTAGATTATACAGTCTAAATAAGCCAGATGGAAGATGGTCGGTCACATGGATGGCATTTATTCGGACCTGTTCTGTACGTGGTTTGTGTGGTATGAATGGAATATGTCTGTATACACCTAGGCCTTCTTGTGCATGTGCCCCTGGACATGAGATCATCGACCAAAGTGACCGGAGCAAAGGTTGCAGGCCGAAATTCAACCTCAGTTGTGATGAACAGGAAATCAAATTTGTGAAGCTACCGAGCACTGACTTCAGAGGATATGATCAAAGTAAGTATCCTGTAGTTTCCCTCCGTGCTTGCAAGAAAATATGCTGGAAGGACTGCAATTGCAAAGGTTTCTTTTACTTGAATGGAGACGGAAGCTGCTATCCAAAGTCGTTCCTTGGTGGTGGTGTAACTAGCCCGCAGTTAGCTGGTTCTATCTATCTCAAGCTTCCAAAGGCATTACAGGTCTTAAGGTCCTCAATTCCTCACTCGCAACCTTTTGGTCCTAAATATGTTCCTAAATGTGATGAAAAGAACAAAATTTTCACTGTAGATTTTCTGGATGAACCTAAGAGTAGTCAGAGTGGACCACAATACTTGTACTTCTATGGATTCCTATCAGTGATATTTTGTGTGGAGGTAATATTTGTGGCACTAGGATACTGGTTTATTTTGAGAAGGGAGGGCAAGCAGTTAACAGGAGTATGGCCAGCTGAGGTTGGCTATGAAATGATAACAAACCATTTTCGCAGATACACTTACACGGAGTTGCAGAAAGCTACACGACAGTTCAAGGATCAGATTGGGAGAGGGGCATCTGGTTTTGTATACAAGGGGGTCTTGAAAGACAAGAGGGCAGTGGCGGTGAAAAGGCTGGCAGATATAAAACAAGGTGAAGAAGAATTCCAACAAGAACTGAGTGTGATTGGAAGGATTTACCATATGAATCTGGTGAGAGTTTGGGGATTCTGTACTGATGGTCCACACAGGATATTGGTTTTAGAGTACGTTGAGAATGGCTCGTTGGATAAAACTCTATTCAGTAGCAAGGGCTCACATATCTTACTTGAATGGAACAAAAGATTTAAGATTGCTCTAGGGGTTGCAAAAGGATTGTCCTATCTTCATCACGAGTGCCTGGAGTGGGTTATCCACTGTGACCTGAAGCCTGAGAACATTTTGTTGGATGAGAAATTGGAGCCAAAGATCACCGATTTTGGCCTTGCAAAACTTCTGAATAGAGGTGGATCCAATAAAAGTGTGTCGCGGATCCATGGAACTAGAGGTTATCTAGCTCCTGAGTGGGTCTCTAGTGCCCCAATAACAGCAAAGGTTGACGTCTACAGCTTCGGAGTGGTTCTCCTGGAACTACTGAAGGGGGCTCGTGTTTCAGAATGGGCATCAGATGCTGATGAGGACGTGGAAATGGTCCTCGGAAGGGTTATTAGGATGCTTGCAGAAAATCTGATGCTGGATGGCGGCGAACAGTTGTGGATCGCTGACTTCATTGATTCCAGGTTGGACAGACAGTTCGATAAGGTGCAAGCAAGAACAATGGTCAAGCTGGCTGTTTCATGCGTAGAAGAAGATAGTAGGAAAAGGCCCACCATGGAAAATGTTGTCCAGATGCTTCTTTCCGttgatgaggccagtggcattgttcAGCAGTATTCTACCAGCTAA
- the LOC127313507 gene encoding putative receptor protein kinase ZmPK1 — translation MDARFTHLLLLTLTPLLLRISAHEFLLPGSSLSVEDSSDILHSPNGAFTCGFNNISHNASVFSIWFTSTAEKTVVWSANHLHPVYSWGSEVMLYTDGRMVVKDYNGQLVWGNTVNSSSNAEQALLLDTGNLIVMGKGDIILWQSFDSPTDTLLPYQNITASTKLVSTNRLLVHGNYSFHFDDEHILTLFHDLKDISFIYWPNPDSNIWTKQRNSFNTTTIGVLDSWGYFLGSDNLTFSATDWGLGVMRRLTLDYDGNLRLYSLNKPNGRWSVTWMAFRQTCFVRGVCGMNGICVYTPRPACACAPGHEIIDQSDWTKGCRPKFNLSCDEQDIKFVKLPSTDFIGYDQSKHSLVSFRTCKKICLKDCNCKGFLYWQGVGTCYPKSFLGGGVTSPQLSGSIYLKLPKTLNVSRSSIPHSHPSSPRYVPKCSAKNQYFVSDFLDKPNSSQRGSQYQYLYGFLSAIFCVEIIFVVLGCWFMLRREGRQLTGVWPAEVGYEMITNHFRRYTYKELQRATRKFKDQIGRGASGLVYKGVLKDNRAVAVKRLADINQGEEEFQHELSVIGRIYHMNLVRVWGFCSDGPHRILVLEYVENGSLDKNLFSSKGSHILLQWNERFKIALGVAKGLAYLHHECLEWVIHCDLKPENILLGEKMEPKITDFGLAKLLNRGGSNKSVSRIHGTRGYIAPEWVSSAPITAKVDVYSFGVVLLELLKGARVSEWASDADEEVEMVLRRVNRMLAENLMLEGGEQLWIADFIDSRLDSQFNNVQARTMIKLAVSCIEEDSRKRPTMENAVQMLLSVDEAVS, via the coding sequence atggatgcaCGCTTTACCCATCTGCTTCTACTAACTTTGACTCCTCTGCTTTTGCGCATCTCTGCTCATGAATTCCTCTTGCCAGGCTCCTCTCTCTCTGTAGAGGATAGCTCAGACATTCTCCATTCACCAAATGGCGCTTTCACCTGCGGCTTCAACAATATTTCCCATAATGCTTCTGTCTTCTCTATCTGGTTCACCAGCACAGCTGAAAAGACTGTTGTCTGGAGCGCCAATCACCTCCACCCCGTGTACTCCTGGGGATCCGAAGTCATGTTATATACAGATGGAAGAATGGTTGTAAAAGATTACAATGGCCAGCTCGTGTGGGGGAACACTGTGAACTCTTCATCAAATGCCGAACAAGCTCTGTTGTTGGACACAGGAAACCTCATCGTGATGGGCAAAGGTGATATCATCCTATGGCAAAGCTTTGATTCTCCTACTGATACTTTGCTACCGTATCAGAACATTACTGCTTCTACAAAGTtggtctccactaataggttactTGTTCATGGGAACTACAGCTTCCATTTTGATGATGAACATATACTTACACTGTTTCATGATCTGAAGGATATCTCTTTTATTTATTGGCCAAACCCTGATAGTAATATCTGGACAAAGCAAAGAAACTCATTTAATACCACAACAATTGGGGTCCTTGATAGTTGGGGCTATTTCCTTGGAAGTGATAATTTAACTTTTAGTGCTACTGATTGGGGTCTAGGTGTTATGAGGAGGCTAACATTGGATTATGATGGCAACCTTAGATTATACAGTTTAAATAAGCCAAATGGAAGATGGTCGGTCACATGGATGGCATTTCGTCAGACCTGTTTTGTACGTGGTGTGTGTGGTATGAATGGAATATGTGTGTATACACCTAGGCCTGCTTGTGCATGTGCCCCTGGACATGAGATCATCGACCAAAGTGACTGGACCAAAGGTTGCAGGCCAAAATTTAACCTCAGTTGTGATGAACaggatatcaaatttgtgaaactaCCCAGCACTGACTTCATAGGTTATGATCAAAGCAAGCATAGTTTAGTTTCCTTCCGTACTTGCAAGAAAATATGtttgaaggactgcaattgcaaAGGTTTCTTATACTGGCAAGGAGTTGGAACCTGCTATCCAAAGTCGTTCCTTGGTGGTGGTGTAACTAGCCCACAGTTATCTGGTTCTATCTATCTCAAGCTTCCTAAGACATTAAATGTCTCAAGGTCCTCTATTCCTCACTCTCATCCTTCTAGTCCTAGATATGTTCCTAAATGTAGTGCAAAGAACCAATATTTCGTTTCAGATTTTCTGGATAAACCTAATAGTAGTCAGAGGGGATCACAATATCAGTACTTATATGGATTCTTATCAGCGATATTTTGTGTGGAGATAATATTTGTGGTATTAGGATGCTGGTTTATGTTGAGAAGGGAGGGCAGGCAGTTAACAGGAGTATGGCCAGCTGAGGTTGGCTATGAAATGATAACCAACCATTTCCGCAGGTACACTTACAAGGAGTTGCAGAGAGCAACTCGAAAGTTTAAGGATCAGATTGGGAGGGGGGCATCTGGCCTTGTATACAAGGGGGTATTGAAAGATAACAGGGCAGTAGCTGTGAAAAGGTTGGCAGATATAAACCAAGGTGAAGAAGAGTTCCAACATGAATTGAGTGTGATTGGAAGGATTTACCATATGAATCTGGTGAGGGTTTGGGGATTCTGTTCTGATGGTCCACACAGGATATTGGTTTTAGAGTACGTTGAGAATGGATCATTGGATAAAAATCTATTCAGTAGCAAGGGCTCTCATATCTTACTTCAATGGAACGAAAGATTTAAGATTGCTCTAGGGGTTGCAAAAGGATTGGCCTATCTTCATCACGAGTGCTTGGAGTGGGTTATCCACTGTGACCTGAAGCCTGAGAACATACTTTTGGGTGAGAAAATGGAGCCAAAGATCACTGACTTTGGCCTTGCAAAACTTCTGAATAGAGGTGGGTCCAATAAAAGTGTATCTCGGATACATGGAACTAGAGGTTATATAGCTCCTGAGTGGGTCTCTAGCGCACCAATAACCGCAAAGGTTGATGTCTACAGCTTCGGAGTTGTTCTCTTAGAACTACTGAAGGGGGCTCGTGTTTCAGAGTGGGCATCAGATGCTGACGAGGAAGTGGAAATGGTCCTCCGAAGGGTTAATAGGATGCTTGCAGAAAATCTGATGCTGGAGGGCGGCGAACAGTTATGGATCGCTGACTTCATTGATTCCAGATTGGACAGCCAGTTCAATAATGTGCAAGCAAGAACGATGATCAAGTTGGCTGTTTCATGCATAGAAGAAGACAGTAGGAAAAGGCCCACTATGGAAAATGCTGTGCAGATGCTTCTTTCGGTTGATGAGGCAGTGTCATAA